The following are from one region of the Nostoc cf. commune SO-36 genome:
- a CDS encoding type II toxin-antitoxin system Phd/YefM family antitoxin, whose amino-acid sequence MSKQTNLTDARNNLAELCDQVVADREVVIITRQ is encoded by the coding sequence ATGTCCAAGCAGACAAACTTGACTGATGCTCGTAACAACCTAGCCGAACTCTGCGATCAAGTAGTTGCAGATAGAGAAGTGGTAATTATCACTCGACAATAA
- a CDS encoding DUF4926 domain-containing protein, with the protein MTAASLFQWVELKHNVPNSPVKAGDRGVVLDHLRPTKTQQEPGYILEIFKDSETLDVVSVPISWVNPLPETWGSIEHDTKQTV; encoded by the coding sequence ATGACAGCAGCTAGTTTATTTCAGTGGGTAGAACTGAAGCACAATGTTCCTAATAGTCCTGTAAAAGCTGGCGATAGAGGGGTTGTGTTGGATCATCTGCGTCCTACTAAAACTCAGCAAGAGCCAGGATATATTTTAGAAATATTTAAAGACAGTGAAACTCTAGATGTTGTTTCTGTGCCTATTTCCTGGGTCAATCCTCTACCTGAAACCTGGGGAAGTATTGAACATGATACAAAACAGACAGTTTAA
- a CDS encoding DUF6883 domain-containing protein, whose amino-acid sequence MKIPSGLVIQDEKITKYLLVYQPKSDKSKYLALAGYNLENWELLKNDIMNAVEGSEIAKVTPSDWGTQFEVKSEWTGPNGQLIKVITIWQQDEETEFVRFITLYPDKSQET is encoded by the coding sequence ATGAAAATACCATCAGGTTTAGTAATTCAAGATGAAAAAATCACTAAATACTTACTTGTTTATCAACCTAAAAGTGATAAATCAAAATATCTAGCTTTAGCAGGATATAATCTTGAGAACTGGGAACTTCTTAAGAACGATATAATGAATGCTGTAGAAGGTTCTGAAATTGCAAAAGTTACCCCTAGTGATTGGGGGACTCAGTTTGAAGTGAAAAGTGAGTGGACTGGGCCGAATGGTCAATTAATTAAGGTAATTACTATCTGGCAACAAGATGAAGAAACAGAATTTGTTAGATTTATAACACTATATCCTGATAAATCACAGGAGACTTAA
- a CDS encoding tetratricopeptide repeat protein, producing MSLEGVAMQGRINGISSHYLSGGHGDDLSELIDNSYYDSYDSDGLDFIDEDECEESINSVDKKEVDKFPKKKSPCQQNTAIKTFINYFNLGVDCRQRGDQQGAIMAWNEALSLNPNNAHTYYYRGITKAEIGNYDGAVEDLKQALYITPKYLNAKRQLEKIRQYFLGVDSTVLPLQSNNATQHYQRGRVSLHFGEYQEAIKEFNQALQINPNLVAAYYSRGKSYYQLKKKEEAIKDFQTSAKLFCENNQPDKLAKWTPFELGESNREEAISYLIPYLSKKSSYDEKRLAASAIHKLANSYKNIPALAIRLLLDNLTYPAPQVRQYALKALSLINLPKYAFTIIQEIANRDPKNYNRNLAKAILENLNSVPNQEFKQHSDKSKPDNKYLSERNVFNTEKIDNSYNQGYFPEEAYDTSMDYGYVDDLSNPEDYLYNC from the coding sequence ATGAGTTTAGAGGGTGTTGCAATGCAAGGCAGAATTAATGGAATTAGTTCTCATTATCTGAGTGGCGGTCATGGTGATGATTTATCAGAGCTTATAGATAATTCATATTATGATTCTTATGATTCTGATGGACTTGACTTTATAGATGAAGATGAATGTGAGGAATCAATAAATTCAGTTGATAAAAAAGAGGTTGATAAATTTCCAAAAAAAAAGAGTCCGTGTCAGCAAAATACTGCTATTAAAACATTTATTAATTACTTTAACTTAGGGGTTGACTGTCGTCAGCGAGGAGATCAGCAAGGGGCAATTATGGCTTGGAATGAAGCATTAAGTCTTAATCCTAATAATGCCCATACTTATTACTATAGAGGAATAACTAAAGCTGAAATAGGCAATTATGATGGTGCAGTTGAAGACTTAAAACAGGCGCTCTATATAACTCCTAAATATTTAAATGCTAAACGTCAGCTAGAAAAGATACGTCAATATTTCTTAGGAGTAGATAGTACAGTTTTACCTCTACAATCTAATAACGCTACTCAACATTATCAGCGTGGAAGAGTTAGTTTACACTTTGGAGAGTATCAAGAAGCAATTAAAGAATTTAACCAAGCATTACAGATTAATCCTAACTTAGTTGCAGCATACTACAGTCGAGGAAAGAGTTACTATCAATTAAAAAAGAAGGAAGAAGCTATCAAAGATTTTCAAACATCTGCAAAACTTTTTTGTGAAAATAACCAACCTGATAAACTGGCTAAATGGACTCCATTTGAGTTAGGTGAATCAAATCGAGAAGAAGCAATTTCTTATCTTATTCCATATCTATCTAAAAAAAGCTCCTATGACGAAAAAAGATTAGCTGCTTCCGCTATACACAAACTTGCCAATAGTTACAAAAATATTCCCGCTTTAGCTATTCGTCTTTTATTAGATAATCTAACTTACCCTGCACCACAGGTTAGGCAATACGCTTTAAAGGCTCTTTCTCTAATTAACCTACCTAAATATGCATTTACAATAATTCAGGAAATTGCTAATAGAGATCCAAAAAACTATAACAGAAATTTAGCAAAAGCTATATTAGAAAATTTGAATTCTGTTCCTAATCAAGAATTTAAACAACATTCTGATAAATCTAAACCTGATAATAAATATTTATCAGAAAGAAATGTTTTTAATACTGAGAAAATTGATAATTCTTATAACCAAGGCTATTTTCCTGAAGAAGCTTATGATACATCTATGGATTACGGCTATGTGGATGACCTCAGCAATCCAGAGGATTATCTTTACAATTGTTGA